Sequence from the Mixophyes fleayi isolate aMixFle1 chromosome 4, aMixFle1.hap1, whole genome shotgun sequence genome:
accacagtactgatagataatatatagatataatacacacatgataccacagtactgatagagaatatatagatatgttacacacatgataccacagtactgatagagaatatatagatatattacacacatgatatcacagtactgatagagaatatatatatatatatatatatatatatatatatatatattacacacatgataccacagtactgatagagaatatatagatatattacacacatgatatcacagggctgatagagaatatatagatatattatacacacaataccacagtactgatagagaatatatatatatatatatatatatatatatatatatatatatatatattacacacatgataccacagtactgatagagaatatatagatatattacacatatgataccacagtactgatagagaaaaTATATCATTGCCAAAATATACTTATAATTATGTAATCAATGGTTGACTCATAAAAATAATTTGGTCTTAATCTTAAGTAATTGTGTAACAAAAGTTGGCTTTTATGATTGTGGGAGATCTAATTTATTACTGTCCTTATGTATATatcacatacatttgtaaatctaGAATGATGCTTTTgattatattacaaatatataataatatttgtaatggTTAATGAATATCTAACTACACTGCAACCATAGGAGAAAGTGgatacatataatgtacagtgtattatcaggatatttaaagtgcaacacatgtaacacagctttgtttttcaataaaatattcacTAATAGATAAATTAATGTACAGAATATACAATGTACTGTAGTGTACCCTAATAGTTATAATGGTGTTAGATTGCAATACTAACTGTGTAAACATTTTTAAGACAGAAACAAAACCCTCATGTATTGTGATAAAATATCTTTAGCATAATATCtataaatgtttgtgtatatatcagtatattcttatgtataatataattaccttactgtgaagatttctccttctatctctttccctcctgatcattcttactgttccatccttccagctctccagccaccaactcactaacactgggctgatactgcctatttatagtcattcctccccatctctcttcaatagttcccgggatgtccagaaggttctcagactgtttgtctccaggtctctcatgtaaatctcattGTCATGTAAATGaagtataaacattcctaaggtcactgaATACAAAGGaaaatgctaattagaccttggtAAAATCTTCTAATTAGATCAGCACAGGCTCTGACAtcttgttatgtcaacaaatagatttttttgtttaGGATTTGTCTATTGTGTAAACAGAGAATGTCAGCAGAAAGACCAGTTCTATGTATCAGTTATAACTCTGATATCAAttgtatttattgttaaaaataacatataacaaaCATATGTAAGtaaatttattataataaatgaatTGGTAAAGAAAGATtattaatgatattcatctaAATTATGCCAGAATGATAGATATCTCAGAAACTcatttaaaactatcaaattgaTTTACTACACAATAAATAACTCCTTTTCATTGTTATAAAGCAGGTGATAGCACCACGAGGAACATGATTCAAAGATTTATGTATACAATTATTAGAAACAGCTGTTAATAATGATCATATATCAGATGTCACCTGAGTTCACTTTGCAATGTCATTCATGGACATTAGTTATCCTACTGGTCTCTGTACCTACATGAGCAGAACAGCAATATATTACGGAGCTCTGCAAGGGCTGCCCCATTGTTAATGTGTGTTTTTGTAGTGCAGCTCTAGTTCACAACAGTTGGACCATCCCAGAGGGAAAATGCCCCCAATTCCACTTGTCAGACCCCTCTAATCTTCTCAGACATTTAACATGGCCTTGATGTTATATAAAACACTTGCCACATTCAAAAATATGATTGCACATCCCTTGTATGGATATTATGGGGATACAAAGTGATAACTTGTTTATGATACATATGCTACATTCAGATTCTCAGGATAATTCTCATGCATGTAtcttctggtgagtgacaagtgaTCTCCTTTCAATTAAACAATTGCTGCATTcaaagcatttaaatggtttatttTCTGTGTGAATTGCCTGATTTTGGATTAGAGCTGACTTGTGGGTAATACACTTACTACATTCAAAGTATTAAAAtatttctcccctgtgtgaatcctctcatGTGCAACAAGAGCTGACTTGTCACTAAAACACTTGCGACATTCAGAGCATTAAAATAGCTTCCCTCCTGTGTGAACCCTTTGATGGTTTTTAAGAGTTGCCAATTAGGTAAAactcttgctacattcagagcatttaaatggtttctctcctgtgtgaatcctctgatgtgcaacaagacttGAATTTtcggtaaaacacttgctacattcagagcatataaatggtttctctcctgtgtgaatcctcttatgTACAACAAGAGCTGAACTatttgtaaaacacttgctacattcagagcattcaaatggtttctctcctgtgtgaatcctctgatgtgcaatAAGATTTGAATTAtcggtaaaacacttgctacactcAGAGCATATACATGGTTTCTTTCCTgagtgaatcctctgatgtctaaGAAGATGTGACTTgttggtaaaacatttgctacattgagagcatttaaatggtttctctccagtgtgactcctctgatgtgcaacaagacttGAATTCTCTGTAAAACATtggctacattcagagcatataaatggtttctctcctgtgtgaatcctcttatgTAAAACAAGAGATGAACTatttgtaaaacacttgctacattcagagcatttaaatggtttctctcctgtgtgaatcctctgatgtgcaatAAGATTTGAATTAtcggtaaaacacttgctacattcagagcatataaatggtttctctcctgagtgaatcctctgatgtctaaGAAGATGTGACTTGTTAGTAAAacacttgttacattcagagcatttaaatggtttctctccagtgtgaatccagtgatgttttacaagatctgACTTTTGGGTGAAACACTTGGAACATTCagtgcatttaaatggtttctctcctgtgtgaatcctgtgatgttTTGCAAGATCTGACTTTAGGGGGAAACACTTGgaacattcagagcatttaaatggtttctctcctgtgtgaaaccTCTGATGGACAATAAGCTTTgatttacatgaaaatgttttgtcacattcagagcacagatagggctTCTCTTCTTTTAGATTCATCATGTTTTTTACAACAAATTAGTTGCAGAAATGTTCTCCTATTCAAAAGTGAAGTTAGCTGCTATACAGAAGAATTGATTACTGTAGTATATCTGACTTGTaggtgtattttttggtacaCTCAGATGCTCAGAGAACAAGGATCTTTCCAAGATGTCTTCTGTTATTaatgggaatcctgctcattaattTACCTGTAAGCAAAAAGAAAGTTAAAATTTAGCAGCCTAATCATTACAATAATGAAACTAGTTTAACAATAGCCGTGTTATATTGGATAATGAATACCATTTTTTTATACACTAACAACTATGACTCAGGCATTGACAATTGTTTTTCTGTACATTCACAGAGAAACATACATACTTAATAGTAATCTGTGAAGTCCTATCTGTACACTTACACAAGACAAAAAAGTTGTGATATATCCACACAGGAGATAATAGACTTGCCACTGACCTACTATTATTAACAGATTACATATTTAGATGTAGGTGTTGCTCACCTGAGTAAAATTCACACCAAGTTcactaaaaaaattctaaaaatgaGGCTCTCTggagtaatataaatatataaatagtaaatCATGCGGCAGCAACCTAAAGGGGGCCCTGCCCAGTACTAGTAATGTGTACATAATAAAGTGACCACTAAGTGCATATCTATATATAGTTATAAGAACAACATTTGTGGCGCTATGTGATTACCCAATATCAGAGATAAACACCTACACCTGTTCCAGTAATACATCTGCAAAGTATCACACAAGAAAAAGCACAAAACTGTGTATTGAACacatttaaataaacagtgatgtgctCTAATCAATATCCGTATACCAAAGGAAATTAGATATAAATCTTATCTGAGATATCTGTTGTCTTCTGGAAGTATTTGGCTAAAGAATCTCTTCAGAAAAATTATGTTGTGCTCATAAAAAAATTTAATATCATAGTGTAGCACTTTGGTGCTTTTCAatgtgtgattttatatatatatatatatatatatatatatatatatagatgcatAGATATAGacaaattataacaaaatatatataataaatatatatataacaaaattttGGTTATAAGATTATGGTAGAACAATTTATAGCAATACAACAACTACAACATAGTATctccaaatatatatgtatgcatgtaatattgttattcataatataattaccttattcTGAAGATTtatccttctatctctttccctcctgatcattcttactgttccatccttccagctctccagtcaCCAACTCaataacactgggctgatactgcctatttatagtcattcctccccatctctcttcaatagttcccaggatgaccagaaggttctaagactgtttgtctccaggtctctcatgtaaatctcactgacatgtaaatgagatataaacattcctaaggtcactgaATACAAAGGAAATTTCTAATTAGACCTCAGCATGAGGTAAAATCTTCTAATTAGACCTCAAAGTTTCAGACattctgttatgtcaacaaatggaccttttcTTTAGGATTCACCTATTGTCTATGCAGAGGGTGTGAGCAGAAAGACCTGATCTAAGTATCAGCAGTAACTCTGATTTCAATATGATTCACTGATAAAAATAAGACATAATACACAGATTTGCTTTATTGCACTGTAAGGACGCACATCTGGGACATATCTCAAAGGGACACCCCTTTATCCTAATAATAAtcatactaatactactactactaataataataataagttatgCTTCTGAAATTACTCCATTTGCATTCGTTCATAGACTAGATCACATACTTCAGCAGATACTTGAATAAAAGTGACTTACAGAAACATTACTTGTTGTTTATTTAAGCATTTTAtgtatgtgaatttttttttacaaaacagcaTCTTGTGCACAGATCATACAGCTGCTCTTGATTCAATAACAAGTACTAAAAGGGAATCTAAGCAGCTTGGTCCTCTGTTGTTTGCTGACAGTGTACAATCCACATTCCCTCTGTGGACATTACCTGGATGGTGATGAACCCGGTCAGGACatttttatgacatattgttggAGCTCAAGAAAGGATCAAAGAAATTCATTGTCATTCACAGGCTGAATTGGACATTTATACTATTGTCATCGGTTACAGTATAAACCACGGTGGAGCTTCTCTGCTGCTCACTCCTAGGCTGGAGCTGTCTCCTTTCCACAAGATGGAGACGGCTATCAGTGAGTACATTGGTGACGCTAATTACACCTATCTGTCGGCCACAGAAGAGACCCGTGCCCACCGCTGCTTACGGTTACATGGGATCCCTGCCAGACAGCTTACTTCAACTGTTCAGTTTCACATGCAGGAGGCTTCAGCCCTAACCTGGTATAAGGAACTTAATCTACACATTACTGCAATTTAACGTTGGATAATAGAAAACTATAAACACTGTATTACTAGACGTGATCATCCTCCAAATTTCTTTATGGCATTACAAGCAGCATAAAGTGGttctgaatatatttatatttgaattgATAATAAagagtatatttattttatttttactgtgttggtgttttaatatttaaagttTTGGCCATCCTTAGTACTGTGTTATTTTTATTAGCTTTATATCCTGCTGTAGCAATCTTCTCCAAAGTGAACTATATGGTGCCATGATGTCTGTTCGTTAGGTCATTAAGTCCCAGTGATTAAACAATAAGCCCACATTATCTATGGCTCACACCTGGCTGTATTATCAGGAACCACTATGTAgacaatatacaaacataaacattgaaTTACACAGAGTCAACTATATAACTAACTTTATAACACAATAGTCAGTATTATGTTCCTTATGAACAGAAGCTACAATCATACGTGTGTACGCCATGTTACGTTACtgcacagtgtatgtatatttcgAGGTTATACGCAGATGAAAGAAATTgtatttgttaccaattgtatGTTTCAGCTCTCTAGTGGGGTCACCCTGCTTTGTCCACAGAGAGCAGAACCATGTTAGAGATCAGTGACACCAAGACGTGCAGCCAgaacaattaagaccactgtgaaTGTGAAAACAAAAGATAATATAGTCCACgctctaaaataataatatacaaatcaCTATGTTTCAGTATgtacataaataggagaattttgtgcacactatagctatattgggataagctcaggAGATGACTTGACGTTGGCAAGTAAACTTATCCCAAAATAGCTACAATGTGTAAAAAtttctcctatttatgtatatgctgaaacatagtgatttgtatattatttgttttagagcgtcggactatatttttttttagcataaccaTCTTGGTCTTGGTTGTGACATTTATTCTAACACGTCTGGACGATATACACCACCTCCTGGATTGTGATAGATATGAAGACAGTTTGATGAAAGAGGCAGATAAATATTCCCTCTATGGGGTACGGCCAAACACTATTTATTGGGATCCCCGGCACATGGATACAAAGGATCCGCTACTGTCTAATGATCGTggtcactgtacagcactgcagccGTCTATTCCTATGGCAGCAAAACATTCATAACCCTGTATGACCCAGACCAGCACTAACTCCTGACATCTTTTAAGGATATAGATTTTCATTTAAGCATAATATTAAACATCACAACAAGACCTATCTAAGGAGGTGTGACATGTGGTtgtgaaagggttaattaaaacaaaactacCTGATCTGTCTAGAAATGATACAAAAAGAGAGAGGAGAAAAGTATTCTGATCAGAACATTCTATTACAGTATTTTGCCCTTGATGCATGGAAGTGAAAGGAGCGTTGGGACACACACTGGTCATCGTGTCATTTCCACTTTAGTTAGTGCCCAATCTTAAGTAATGCTGTCTTATTAGATTGGATCTAGATATACTGGGAGATATTTTATTAGAGAGTGGGGAACATCATTTAAGACATAACTGGATACTTAATtaa
This genomic interval carries:
- the LOC142149651 gene encoding uncharacterized protein LOC142149651; translation: MMNLKEEKPYLCSECDKTFSCKSKLIVHQRFHTGEKPFKCSECSKCFPLKSDLAKHHRIHTGEKPFKCTECSKCFTQKSDLVKHHWIHTGEKPFKCSECNKCFTNKSHLLRHQRIHSGEKPFICSECSKCFTDNSNLIAHQRIHTGEKPFKCSECSKCFTNSSSLVLHKRIHTGEKPFICSECSQCFTENSSLVAHQRSHTGEKPFKCSQCSKCFTNKSHLLRHQRIHSGKKPCICSECSKCFTDNSNLIAHQRIHTGEKPFECSECSKCFTNSSALVVHKRIHTGEKPFICSECSKCFTENSSLVAHQRIHTGEKPFKCSECSKSFT